Below is a genomic region from Deltaproteobacteria bacterium.
GAGTATCACCTCAGGTAAGCGTTCATGCTGAAAGAGGTCCCGCCGCCGGGCCTCGCCTTTGTCTCATCCAGGCTCACGTCCTTTAGCGGCCCCCTTGAGAGCGCCTCCTTGAGCCTGTTCGCGTCCTCGAAGGTCGTGGCCTCGCCGCTGGCGACCACCCTGCCCTCAGGTCCCAGGACTATTTCGGTAATTTTTATCCCGGCCCCGTCCGGCACGGCTTCAGCTATCCTGAGGAGCGCGTCAAGGGAGCCACCGCCCCCGCCCATCGCGGCTATCTCTTTTTCCATTCCGCGAAGCCTTGTCTCCAATTGATAGACAGGGTCGGCGGCGGCCCGCTCCCCGGGAAAGAGCCCGGCGTATTGGGACCTCAGCGCCTCGTTGTAGGAGTCGAGCTCGGCCGAAAGCCCCATGTACCTGGCGTAGAGGTCCCCGGCAAGGAGGAGCACGAGGACGGAAGCAAGAAGAGCGGCGGTCTTAAGCCCCCTCCTTTTCGCGGCCTTCTCGCGCGTGTACTCGAATTCGCCGCGCCTGAAATTGACCATCTCGGCAAGCCGTCCGCTGTCCTCTATAACGGCCAGCGCGAAGGCGAGCGAAGCCTCGGGCGGGCACCCGGCAGGGAGCTCCAGAGGCGTTTGCCTTGCTCCATGGAAAATCTCCGCAAGCTCCCCCGCATCCCATCCGGCGCTATGGACCTCATCCACCGTTATGCCCTCGGCGTCCAGAAATTCGGCCGCGAGATGCACGTTCTCAATGCCCCTTACCGGCTTAAAGAGCCTGGGCGAGCCGTCCTCCACGACCGCGAATGCGCCCGGTACGACAACCGCCCTGGCGCCTTCCGCGCCAGAGGCGGAGATGAGGGCGTCTGCCGCGAAGAGGCCGGAGCCCATCCAGCATGGGTCTATCCCCATCGAGCTCAGGATTTCGAGATAACCGCGGACAAGCCTCCTTTCGGCGGCTACCGCCAGGAACCTGCCCGCCCCGAGGGGCACCGCGTCCATGACCACATCGCCGACCTCCACGTGCAGGAGCCCGGCGAGCTCAAAAGGCAGCGCTTCGAGCACCTTCTTCCTCTCGCTGAAGGGCATCTCTACCACCCTGATGATGAGCTCGCTCGGCGGGAGGCTTACCAGCACCCGTCCGAACGCCCTTCCCTTTTTGAGGTCGGCCTGGTCCAGTACCTCCGATAGCGCCTCCCTGAGCCCGTCGTCGCCCGGCCCTTCGATTGAGGCGCTGACAAACGATAGCGGCTTACCGGACTCGAAGGCCCCGGCCAGCACGCGCTCACTACCGATATCCAGCACAAGTACCTTCATATGCTCACATCTCCCTCCAGTAGAGGACCCCTCCCCCGGCCTGCCCGATCTGGACCACGGCCTCGACCTCCCTTATGACCTCGCCGGCCCTGGCCCTCGAATAAATCCTCCAGATATTGCTCGTGGTCGTTATCCGGTCCTGTATTGTGAAACCCGCCTTCTCGAAACCCGGGACCTTCATGACCTGGGACCTGTCAGTGAATGGGGTGTTTTTCCTGTACCTGATGATCTCGTCCGCAAGCTCGCCTGTCATCTCCTCGGAAAGCGCGGCCAATACCGGCCTCGGGGCGGTATTGACGTTCACGAGCCCATCCGGGCTGTACGGCGTCAGGTGCCCACCTACGGCGCGGAAGACCTCGGGCGTAAAGCCCTTTATAAGCAATATCTCCTCGACGCTCTCAGGGAAGCCGTTCCTCGGCGCGTAGGGCGGAGTCAGGCCCTTGTAGAACTGCTCCTCGGCCCCACGGGGCCTGGGCGTTGAGTCGTTGTCGATCCAGTCGGCAAGGGCGTCCGCCAGCTCCTCTCCGGCCCTTTGCTCCCTTAGAAGCCTCACCATGACGCCGTGCAACTTCTGGTCAAGGGCCCCTGTCATGGGATAGGCTATGCGAAGAGAGGTCCTTGACCTCTCGTCGATTGCCCGTATCGATATGCCGAGGCCGTCCTCCAGAGGCTTTGAAAAGACCAGCCCGGCCTCGTCCGCCACGATATTCGGCTCCTTCTTCAAGAGTTCCTCGAGCCCGGCCCTGGCAAGCAAGACGCCGTCAGCCGCGAGCAGGCCTGCCCTGGCAGAGTCCTTCAATGCCCCAGCCCTGGACGAGGCCACATATGACCTGTAGATAAAATCAGTTACAAGGGCCGTAAGGACGGCCACGACCAGAAGGACCGTCACAAGGGCAAGGCCGCTCTCTCGATTTATAAATTTTCCCTTCTTAAAACGATGTGTTATAAAGAAAACCTGAGAAATCATCTTATCCTGGCTGGAGCTGTCATTGCCAGTTCCTCCCCAGAGGCGAGGGTCATCTTCACGGTCATTGCCCTGGGGACCGAGCCTTCAAGCTCTGAGTCCCACGCCTTTGACCAGTCCTTCCCATTAAAAAGGCTCACCTCGAAGCCCTTTATGTCCTCGATCGCCCTGAAACTTATCTTCTCGCCGAGGTATGGGCTCCACACCTCTTTTACCAGGTGCCTCCTTCCGCCGTCCCGCTCTATCGAATAGCTAACGGCCAGAAGGTCGCTTTTCGGGGCGCCCCCGGCCTGGACAGGATAAGAAAAAAATGTGAAGGAGACCATTGAGTGGCTCCTCACCTTTCCTGCCTTGAAGAATGTTACAGGACTGCCTCGCCTCGTGTACGCGGAGCGGACCTCGCTCGCCATCTTTTCGAGCGCCCTTCCGGCCTCCACGTTTCTAACGGCCTCCTCGCTCGCCTTGCTCCCTGCCCCTGCCACCGAAAAGAAGACGGAATAAAGCGACGCAAGGAGGACCGCCATGAGGGAGACCGCGAGAAGGACTTCTATGAGAGTAAACCCTCGGTTATTCCCTGACGAACGAAATGAGCGAGAAAAACGACCCGTCATGGCCGACCCTGAGCTCAAGCCTTTTTACCCCCTTTAATTCCGTGTCCTCATTTGCGAGCTCCCATGTATAGCCGGGGAACCCTTCCCCGAAATCACCGTCAAGGGCCGCAAACCTTCCGTCGAGCTTAAGCTCCTCCATCTTCTGCAGGCCGAGGACGACCGAGACGGCCTCGCGGCTGCTCCTTGCGGCCACGTTCAAGTGGTAGTTGAAGCTCGTAACAAGGAGCGCTACGGCGCCGGAAAGAACGGCAAGCGCTATCATGACCTCGATGAGAGTGAAACCCTTCTTATCCATCCTGTCCCTCCCCTGTCCCCGGATACGATACCGACGCTTTCCCGGTGTAAGGGTTATAGGAGACGAGGGCCTTTTTCTCCCCTGACAAAAGGGTTACCTCAAACGGATGGGACCCGCTGCTCGTAATCGGTATGAAGGCCTCGCCGCGGCTTACACGGCCGAGTCCGGGGCTGAAGACCTCGCCTATCTCGATGCCGGCGCTTAGCCTTCTGCCCCTTGCGACCGGCTCAGTAACCGGCGTGAATTCCTTGCCGTCCGCCGAGACTTCGACGCGGACCGCCGCTCCCGCGAGGTCGAAATGGAGCCGGTACCGGGACCTCGTCGCAGCGGCCCTCTCACCGATGAACGAGGCAAGGAGAGCGAGCCTTTCGGCGTCGGATTCAAGCCGGCGGCCATCGAGCGACGGGAATCTCGGGAGAGCGAACGCGAGCGTCACGCCGATTACGGCGATTACCGCGATGAGTTCCAGCAGTGAGAATCCGTGTGAGAGGGGAAGCGTCGGATAGCGTGTGCGGTGCGTGCGCTGTGTTGAGCGGTGTGCGGAGACTCTCTCAAGGCCATCGGCCCGCGGGGGGCCTTTGGCCAATCTTCGTACAATTCCAGACATTTATTTAATTTTCCCGGGGCTTCAGTCGAGCTCCCAGCTTCTTATGTCCGCGTCGAACCCCTCGCCGCCCCGCGCGCCGTCAGCGCCCCAGGAGATTATGTCGTAATCTCCGCTCTGCCCCGGCGAGGCGTAAATGAAGGGGTTGCCCCAGGAGTCGTTGGGCACCTTCTTTTTCTCGAGATACCCGCCGTCGCGCCACTTGGCTGGAATCCTTCCGGATTCGGGCTTCCTGACCAGTGCTTCGAGCCCCTGCTCGGTCGAGGGATAAAAGCCGTTATCGAGCCTGAAGAGCCTGAGCGCCGTCTCGAGGTTCTGCATCTGGACCTTGGCCTCGACGACCCGGGCCTCGTCGGTCCTGCCGACGATCCTCGGCGCGATTATCGCGGCGAGGGTGCCGAGTATGGCGATGACGATAAGAAGCTCTATGAGCGTAAAACCCTTGCTGTTCCTGAGCATCATGTCGTTATGATATATCAATTCAACCGCGATAACAAATAATTTTTATTTCGCCGCACTTGAAAATCCCGCCGGTTTTGTTACAATTAGTCTGCTGCATCTTTCCGCGCCTGGTAAAACTGCGGGCGCCCCTTTAGCCGGAAGGGATGGTGATGACAAAAGAGAGATAGCATTTTTACCTCCTATTCTTGGTCTGAGAAGTCCTGCCGAATGTTGTCCCGGCCGTTTGCCTCCGTAAGCGAAAAGTCGAACAACAACCAGAGAGGTGGGGCTCGATGAGCATCAGGGTAATGGTCGTATTCAGCAACGACCTTTTCTCCGAAGGCGTGACCAGGCTGTTGGAGGACGAAGACGACTTTGAGGCCGACTACATCTCCGCCGGAAACGAAATTCTCGACGGCGACATCGGATCCGCCGATGTAATTCTGACCGACTTCCCCACGCTGTACAGCTCTTTCCAGAAGCTCGACCCTTCCACGAAGAACGGGTTCATACTGCTCGACACCGACTGCGGCAAAGACAATATCATATCCGCGATAATAGCCAGGAACCTCAAGGGCGTACTCCTTTCGGAAGCCAGCCCGGCCGTCCTCAAAAAGGCCATACGGTCCGTTGCCGCAGGCGACATATGGATGGACAAGGCGACCGTAAAGGACCTCCTCTGGAGCGTAAACAGGCTCAAAAAGGACAGGGGCGAGGTCCTCTCCCCGAAGGAGAGGGAGATAGTGGCACTTGCCGGGAGGGGCCTCCGGAACAGGGAGATCGCCGACAAGCTCCGGATAAGCGAGCTTACGGTGAAGACGCACCTCCACAGGATATTCAAGAAGCTGGGGATCACCACCCGGTCCCAGCTCATAAACTATTCGATAAGGAACCCGGCAGCCAGGGAAGCGTTCTTCCCTGGAAAATGAGGCCGGGCCTTCCGTAGAAAGCCGTAACAGGATGTCAAGGATAAGGATAATCAATATCGTGTTGGCGCTTGCCGCGTTTCCGCTACTCGGGCTCCTCGCCAGGGACTACATTTTGCTCGGATACCAGCCGAAGCCCAGGCCTCAGGCCGCGGCCACCTTGCCGGAGGAGCCCAGGGCTGAAGCCGCTTTCGAGGAGTACGCGGCCGTCGTCGAGAATGGCATTTACCCAGGTAAGGCCGGGAAACTAACAAAGATAGAACTCCGGGGTCCGGCCGGGGCAGGCCCGGAGGCCCCCTTGCCCGAACTCAAGCTCATCGGCACATATACCGGGGCCAAGGGCTTCGCCGTCTTCAGCAAGGAGGGCACGGAAGGGGAATCGGTATTCAAGGTCGGCGACAGCGTCTTCGGCTCGGGCGTACTCATGTCGGTCTCTCCGGGACGGGCCGTGGTATCCACCGGCTCTGGTGAAGCCGCGTACAGGGTCTTTATCGAGGAGATACCGGAATCCCTCTCGGCCATGGGGAAAAAAAGCGCCGCGGAAGCCCCGCCCGATAAGGACCTGGCCTACTCAAGGCAGATAACCGAGAAGGACTGGGTCATAGAAAGGGGTGCCGTTGAGAACGCGCTCGGCGACATGGGCAGGATAATGACGGATGCCAGGCTTACGCCGAGGGTCTCGAACGGCGCGGTCCAGGGTTTCCTCGTATCCGAGATAAAGCCCAGGGGCGTCTTCGACGCAATAGGCCTGAAGGACGGCGACGTCCTTACGAGCATCAACGGCTACAGGATAGACTCCCCTGAAAAGGCCGTGCAGGTGCTCTCGGCCCTCAAGGGCGAAACCAGCTTCGACCTCGGCGTAATCAGGCAGGGCCAGCCGAGAAGCTTCCGATATTCCATCCAGTAAGGTGAAGGGCCTTAGAGAAAATTGTGTGTTATAATCAAAGTCCAGGCTTTTGAGCTTACCTTTCAAGCCGTTTTCGCCTCCGGATACACAGCCGTGCTCTCGGAAATCCAGAGCTGTCCCGAACCCAGACCGGCGGGCCCGGACCAAGGCACCTCATGAACTTCATGAAAACAGGCAAAACGGCCCATATATACCTTCTCTTTCTTTTAGTCCTTCTTATCACTTCACATGCGGCTTCCCGGAGCGCCGAAGGACAGGAGCAAAGGGGCCGGGCCGAAGAGATAACCCTGAACTTCGTGGACGTGGAGATCGCCTCGCTCGTAAGGATAATGAGCGAGATAACCGGGAAGAACTTCATCTACGACGAAACGCTCCGGGGGAGGGTCACCATAATAGCCCCGGGGAGGCTCACGAGCGAGGAGGCCCTGAACATCTTCGTCTCCGCGCTGGAGATCAAGAACTTTACGCTCATCGAGGCTGACGGATTTTACAAGATAATACCGGCGTCGGCAGCCAGGCAGAGCGGCACGCCGGTCGTCCGCGACCCTCAGGCCGCAAGGCCCGACGAGTACATAGTGCGGCTTGTGCCTTTGAGCTACATCCCGGTGCAGGACGCCTTCTCCGCGGTCCAGCCGCTTATTTCAAGAAATGGCCAGATATCCGTCTTCGGCACCCGGAACGCCCTCCTCCTCGTAGACACGGCCAACAACATCGAGAAAATACTCACGATACTCACGACGATGGACGCGCCAGCGGCCCTTACAGAGCCGGAGATCGTATATCTCAAGTACGCGCAGGCCGAGGTCGTAGCCCAGATACTCCGCCGCGAGGAGCAGAGAAGGACCGGCATAAGGCGCGAGGATGCCGATAGCTCGATAATCCCCGATGAACGGCTGAACGCGGTAATACTCTCCGACGCGCTCGAAGACAGGGAGTTCTACAAGGAATTCATCGCCCTCCTTGACGTGCCCCCGCCCGAGGCAAGCAGCCGCATAAACGTATATTATCTCGAAAACGCGGACGCCGAAGACCTCGCGAGGGTGCTTGACGCGCTCTTGAGGCCCGGGGCCGCGCCCGCAGCCGAGCAGCCGCCGGGGGCCCAGCGGATCACGCAGGAGCTTACCGGCTCCATACGGATAACCCCGAGCAGGGCCTCTAACGCCCTCATAATCATGGCCTCCCCTGCCGATTACCGGAACATAATACAGGTGGTGGAGATGCTCGACAGGAGGCCCAGGCAGGTCTTCGTCGAGGCCATGATTACCGAGGTCACGGTAGACAAGGCCATAG
It encodes:
- the gspD gene encoding type II secretion system secretin GspD codes for the protein MNFMKTGKTAHIYLLFLLVLLITSHAASRSAEGQEQRGRAEEITLNFVDVEIASLVRIMSEITGKNFIYDETLRGRVTIIAPGRLTSEEALNIFVSALEIKNFTLIEADGFYKIIPASAARQSGTPVVRDPQAARPDEYIVRLVPLSYIPVQDAFSAVQPLISRNGQISVFGTRNALLLVDTANNIEKILTILTTMDAPAALTEPEIVYLKYAQAEVVAQILRREEQRRTGIRREDADSSIIPDERLNAVILSDALEDREFYKEFIALLDVPPPEASSRINVYYLENADAEDLARVLDALLRPGAAPAAEQPPGAQRITQELTGSIRITPSRASNALIIMASPADYRNIIQVVEMLDRRPRQVFVEAMITEVTVDKAIELGTRFRLTAKKDNEPVAIGGVGVVDATAVQNILNGLAGLTVGGLGNLLTIPVTRADGTTFNLTAPGFAVLFSLSEFKDIVNVLSTPQILTSDNSEAEIMVGENVPFLSSLERQPTTQGQPVLQSIERRDVGIRLRIRPKISEGDFVRLDIYQEISAISPTRTGGASDIITTKRSASTSVVVKNNQTVVIGGLIQNRSTNNTTKVPLLGDIPLLGWLFKSKRDQTQKTNLLVFITPYIIEDFKGLEDLRDRKKMEFDMNGPDALKEDRPGGPAESEERTGNDG
- the gspK gene encoding type II secretion system minor pseudopilin GspK, with the translated sequence MTVLLVVAVLTALVTDFIYRSYVASSRAGALKDSARAGLLAADGVLLARAGLEELLKKEPNIVADEAGLVFSKPLEDGLGISIRAIDERSRTSLRIAYPMTGALDQKLHGVMVRLLREQRAGEELADALADWIDNDSTPRPRGAEEQFYKGLTPPYAPRNGFPESVEEILLIKGFTPEVFRAVGGHLTPYSPDGLVNVNTAPRPVLAALSEEMTGELADEIIRYRKNTPFTDRSQVMKVPGFEKAGFTIQDRITTTSNIWRIYSRARAGEVIREVEAVVQIGQAGGGVLYWREM
- a CDS encoding type II secretion system GspH family protein, coding for MDKKGFTLIEVMIALAVLSGAVALLVTSFNYHLNVAARSSREAVSVVLGLQKMEELKLDGRFAALDGDFGEGFPGYTWELANEDTELKGVKRLELRVGHDGSFFSLISFVRE
- the gspG gene encoding type II secretion system major pseudopilin GspG, which codes for MMLRNSKGFTLIELLIVIAILGTLAAIIAPRIVGRTDEARVVEAKVQMQNLETALRLFRLDNGFYPSTEQGLEALVRKPESGRIPAKWRDGGYLEKKKVPNDSWGNPFIYASPGQSGDYDIISWGADGARGGEGFDADIRSWELD
- a CDS encoding type II secretion system protein GspJ, giving the protein MAVLLASLYSVFFSVAGAGSKASEEAVRNVEAGRALEKMASEVRSAYTRRGSPVTFFKAGKVRSHSMVSFTFFSYPVQAGGAPKSDLLAVSYSIERDGGRRHLVKEVWSPYLGEKISFRAIEDIKGFEVSLFNGKDWSKAWDSELEGSVPRAMTVKMTLASGEELAMTAPARIR
- a CDS encoding prepilin-type N-terminal cleavage/methylation domain-containing protein, with product MSGIVRRLAKGPPRADGLERVSAHRSTQRTHRTRYPTLPLSHGFSLLELIAVIAVIGVTLAFALPRFPSLDGRRLESDAERLALLASFIGERAAATRSRYRLHFDLAGAAVRVEVSADGKEFTPVTEPVARGRRLSAGIEIGEVFSPGLGRVSRGEAFIPITSSGSHPFEVTLLSGEKKALVSYNPYTGKASVSYPGTGEGQDG
- a CDS encoding response regulator transcription factor; translated protein: MSIRVMVVFSNDLFSEGVTRLLEDEDDFEADYISAGNEILDGDIGSADVILTDFPTLYSSFQKLDPSTKNGFILLDTDCGKDNIISAIIARNLKGVLLSEASPAVLKKAIRSVAAGDIWMDKATVKDLLWSVNRLKKDRGEVLSPKEREIVALAGRGLRNREIADKLRISELTVKTHLHRIFKKLGITTRSQLINYSIRNPAAREAFFPGK
- a CDS encoding PDZ domain-containing protein is translated as MSRIRIINIVLALAAFPLLGLLARDYILLGYQPKPRPQAAATLPEEPRAEAAFEEYAAVVENGIYPGKAGKLTKIELRGPAGAGPEAPLPELKLIGTYTGAKGFAVFSKEGTEGESVFKVGDSVFGSGVLMSVSPGRAVVSTGSGEAAYRVFIEEIPESLSAMGKKSAAEAPPDKDLAYSRQITEKDWVIERGAVENALGDMGRIMTDARLTPRVSNGAVQGFLVSEIKPRGVFDAIGLKDGDVLTSINGYRIDSPEKAVQVLSALKGETSFDLGVIRQGQPRSFRYSIQ